One genomic region from Sphingobacterium sp. UGAL515B_05 encodes:
- a CDS encoding Crp/Fnr family transcriptional regulator: MNEHLKKINALIDGFDAETNSALQAISKTKKYKKGEFLLYQGEVCKSSFWIEEGITRKYYMNEKKEVTTELLFKHDLAVAFSSYVSNQPSREFIQAITDVTVSCMDKHAFQYLKINHPQLIQLDLLMTEYYTMWLEKRLFEFHTLSAMEKYKLLLKEQPDFIRHIPLTYIASYLGISLETLSRVRTKI; encoded by the coding sequence ATGAATGAGCATCTAAAAAAAATCAATGCTTTAATTGACGGTTTTGATGCGGAAACAAACTCAGCATTACAGGCCATTTCCAAAACCAAAAAATACAAAAAGGGCGAATTTCTTTTATATCAAGGTGAGGTCTGCAAGTCTAGCTTTTGGATAGAGGAAGGTATTACGAGGAAATACTATATGAATGAGAAAAAAGAAGTAACGACTGAGCTACTTTTTAAACATGATCTCGCAGTCGCCTTTAGCAGTTATGTTTCGAATCAGCCTAGCAGGGAGTTTATTCAGGCAATTACAGACGTTACTGTCTCGTGTATGGATAAACACGCTTTTCAGTATCTCAAAATAAATCATCCTCAACTCATTCAACTCGATCTTTTAATGACAGAATACTATACAATGTGGTTAGAAAAGCGTCTATTTGAATTTCACACCCTCAGCGCCATGGAAAAGTATAAGCTACTCCTTAAGGAACAGCCAGATTTCATACGCCATATACCGCTTACCTATATTGCTTCTTATCTGGGAATTTCCCTGGAAACATTAAGCAGGGTCCGTACAAAAATCTAA
- a CDS encoding winged helix-turn-helix transcriptional regulator — translation MKYIGGKWKAVILIHLIEKKRYNELRKECPLITERTLSLQLKELEADGLVKRTVHTDKAPLKVDYELTEFGKTLIPLLESIAEWGRETAGRTERIQQM, via the coding sequence ATGAAATATATAGGCGGCAAGTGGAAGGCAGTAATTTTGATTCATTTAATTGAAAAAAAACGCTATAATGAGCTGAGAAAAGAATGCCCCTTAATTACAGAGCGTACATTAAGCTTACAATTAAAGGAACTTGAGGCTGATGGTTTAGTAAAACGTACAGTACATACCGACAAAGCTCCTTTGAAAGTAGATTACGAACTGACAGAATTCGGAAAAACACTTATTCCACTACTCGAGTCGATCGCTGAGTGGGGAAGAGAAACGGCAGGTCGGACCGAACGGATTCAACAAATGTAA
- a CDS encoding nitroreductase family protein encodes MAFLETAKQRYTTKKYNSEALIPEEKIAELKEIIRLSPSSINSQPWKFFFVSSGDMKQKLAAASYWNAQKINEASHLVVFSALTDVDRFEEQIAKTLPEGSINYYKQFLQSKGEVHVQSWMKQQVYLSLGFFLAACAANHIDATPMEGIENSVYDEILELDGYQTLFAVAIGYRHVEDANQPAITAKSRLTIADIIEEF; translated from the coding sequence ATGGCTTTTTTAGAAACTGCAAAGCAACGTTACACAACGAAAAAGTATAATTCAGAAGCGCTAATTCCGGAGGAGAAAATCGCTGAATTAAAGGAAATAATCCGATTGAGTCCATCTTCCATCAATAGCCAGCCATGGAAGTTTTTCTTTGTTTCTTCTGGGGACATGAAACAAAAACTCGCTGCGGCATCGTATTGGAACGCACAGAAGATAAATGAGGCAAGCCATCTGGTTGTCTTTAGTGCACTTACCGATGTAGATCGCTTTGAAGAGCAAATCGCAAAGACGCTTCCAGAGGGATCGATTAATTACTATAAGCAATTTTTGCAGTCGAAAGGGGAGGTCCATGTTCAATCCTGGATGAAGCAACAGGTGTATCTCTCTTTGGGATTTTTTCTTGCAGCCTGTGCTGCAAATCATATTGACGCAACTCCAATGGAAGGAATTGAAAATTCCGTCTACGATGAAATACTGGAACTCGATGGCTATCAGACGCTGTTTGCAGTTGCTATTGGCTATCGACATGTGGAGGATGCAAATCAGCCTGCCATTACCGCAAAATCACGCTTGACAATTGCAGATATAATTGAAGAATTCTAA
- a CDS encoding 3',5'-cyclic-nucleotide phosphodiesterase: protein MKKLALSIFTFLVTMTCQAQHFDLVPLGIYGGEQEDNLSAYLVGTPKDTAFLCLDAGTINTGIRKAIALKSLHGSVETILHNQIKGYFISHGHLDHLSGLIINSPADSKKNIFAIDPVLQILQNHYFITDTWINFGDQGQKPILGKYHYNSLQEGLETQVPNTTLSLTAYELSHVNPYKSSAALVHYDNHYLLYLGDTGADRVEKSDQLDKLWNNIAPLIKNKQLNSILIEVSFPNNQPENLLFGHLTPNLLLEELLKLKEKTGLKNLEGLSIVVTHRKPTGKNPEIIKNELLKNNPLKVNYIFPEQGKKISLN from the coding sequence ATGAAAAAACTAGCGCTTTCCATTTTTACATTTCTTGTGACCATGACCTGTCAGGCACAGCATTTTGACCTTGTCCCGCTGGGCATATATGGTGGCGAACAAGAAGACAATCTTTCTGCTTATTTAGTAGGAACTCCAAAAGACACGGCCTTCCTCTGCCTCGATGCCGGAACTATAAATACAGGTATCAGAAAAGCCATTGCATTGAAAAGTCTACATGGGTCGGTCGAAACAATTTTGCATAACCAAATAAAGGGATATTTTATTTCCCATGGACATCTCGATCATTTATCGGGTCTTATTATTAATTCTCCTGCCGATAGCAAAAAGAACATTTTTGCTATTGATCCCGTCCTTCAAATTCTACAAAATCACTATTTTATAACGGATACCTGGATCAATTTTGGGGATCAGGGCCAAAAACCCATACTAGGAAAGTATCATTACAACAGTTTACAAGAGGGGCTGGAAACGCAAGTACCAAATACGACATTATCTTTGACGGCATACGAGCTTAGCCATGTAAATCCATATAAAAGTAGTGCTGCTCTCGTCCACTACGACAACCACTATCTTCTTTACCTTGGTGATACCGGTGCCGATCGGGTGGAAAAATCCGATCAACTAGATAAGCTCTGGAATAACATTGCCCCACTGATCAAAAACAAACAATTAAACAGTATATTGATTGAAGTCTCCTTTCCAAATAATCAACCGGAAAATTTACTCTTTGGTCACCTAACCCCCAATTTGTTGCTAGAAGAACTGCTAAAGCTCAAAGAAAAAACGGGACTGAAAAACTTGGAAGGGCTCAGCATTGTGGTCACACACCGAAAACCAACTGGTAAAAACCCTGAAATCATTAAAAACGAATTGCTCAAGAATAATCCACTTAAAGTAAATTATATTTTCCCCGAACAGGGCAAAAAGATAAGTTTAAATTAA
- a CDS encoding outer membrane beta-barrel protein gives MCKPRNILLIFLGTLVATSSKSQIFLGLSSGYTRNYMINNFNKYFIKKVAPGHGFAYSIDAEMYLKEKISISLSLIYAQKKYSLVSGEPYEYTTKFNNNYFILPLKMQFDIPLGNKYYFLLSGGAYIGYWMNGYVMGVVPDIFSIDVSKNEDQIEYYRLVNYQDEYQFNMMRDKRSEFGTVLGTGIGFFVCRNIIIKLGVDYLGSLTGQERGILLNQKRKVNKTLVTSLGVKCFINIK, from the coding sequence ATGTGCAAACCCAGAAATATTTTATTGATTTTTTTAGGTACTCTAGTAGCAACATCATCAAAATCGCAAATATTTTTGGGTTTAAGCTCAGGATATACTAGAAATTATATGATTAATAATTTTAACAAATATTTTATAAAGAAGGTTGCTCCAGGACACGGTTTTGCGTATAGTATCGATGCTGAAATGTATTTAAAAGAAAAAATTTCAATTTCGTTGTCTTTAATTTATGCTCAAAAAAAATACTCTTTAGTTAGTGGTGAGCCGTATGAATATACGACTAAATTTAACAATAATTATTTTATATTACCATTAAAAATGCAGTTTGACATTCCCTTGGGAAACAAATATTATTTTTTATTATCGGGAGGAGCATATATTGGATATTGGATGAATGGTTATGTCATGGGTGTTGTCCCAGATATTTTTAGTATAGACGTATCGAAAAATGAAGATCAAATTGAATACTATCGTTTAGTGAATTATCAAGACGAATATCAGTTTAATATGATGAGAGACAAGAGGAGCGAATTTGGAACGGTACTTGGTACTGGTATTGGATTTTTTGTGTGTAGAAATATAATTATAAAATTAGGTGTTGATTATTTGGGATCCCTGACAGGGCAAGAAAGAGGAATCTTATTAAATCAAAAAAGAAAAGTCAATAAGACATTAGTAACTTCTCTCGGTGTAAAATGTTTTATAAATATTAAATGA
- a CDS encoding S41 family peptidase: MKISNCFLFLISLIGCKTSEYNDNPNIVKQPRNFDEIFEAFWCGMRTHYIYWDIDTTNWNMAYNKYKPLFRNLNINHADDISLSADYFREITKGLIDSHFQIVFEDSILGGAIIFPASDKKAKASDFRLPFDYSTLDKKYFDADYLQGIDELTKINNQSQEVVLATIDKNIIYFHCNQFSLERSFYSNSEGNVKLILDKFFERIYLNQYKGLIIDLRYNFGGDLADLKFFLNHFVQSELTIGFSKYKRSNGMLDYSPWIKAVIPAGKKEKRKLLPIIILADRFTVSTAELIMLSLRLLPNVKIIGETSWGATGPIGATNLFQAGTFKVPGYLTVYTSSAAFKYIDGRIYEGVGFPPDVSIPFSSEKITDNIDIQLEYAISVLGR; encoded by the coding sequence ATGAAAATTTCTAACTGTTTCTTATTTTTAATAAGCTTAATTGGATGCAAGACTTCCGAATATAATGATAATCCTAATATAGTAAAACAACCAAGAAATTTTGACGAAATTTTTGAAGCTTTTTGGTGTGGAATGAGGACGCATTATATCTATTGGGATATTGATACCACAAATTGGAATATGGCTTATAATAAATATAAACCACTATTTCGAAATCTAAATATAAACCACGCAGATGATATATCTCTATCTGCAGATTATTTTAGAGAAATAACTAAAGGATTGATAGATTCTCATTTCCAAATTGTGTTCGAAGATAGTATTCTTGGAGGAGCAATTATATTTCCAGCTTCAGATAAAAAGGCAAAAGCAAGCGATTTTAGATTGCCATTTGACTATTCAACATTAGATAAAAAGTATTTTGATGCAGATTATTTACAGGGTATAGACGAATTAACAAAGATCAATAATCAATCACAAGAGGTTGTATTAGCAACTATTGATAAAAACATTATATATTTTCACTGTAATCAATTTTCCTTAGAAAGATCCTTTTACTCAAACTCAGAAGGAAATGTCAAACTTATTTTAGACAAGTTCTTCGAAAGGATCTATTTGAATCAATATAAGGGGCTGATTATTGACTTACGATACAACTTTGGGGGAGATTTGGCTGATTTAAAATTTTTTTTAAATCATTTTGTTCAGTCTGAATTAACTATCGGTTTTAGCAAATATAAGAGGAGTAATGGAATGCTTGATTATAGTCCTTGGATTAAAGCTGTCATACCTGCTGGAAAAAAAGAAAAACGTAAATTACTTCCGATCATTATACTCGCAGATAGATTCACAGTTTCCACCGCTGAATTAATAATGTTGTCTCTCCGTCTTTTGCCTAATGTAAAGATAATTGGAGAGACCAGCTGGGGCGCTACTGGACCTATTGGAGCAACTAATCTGTTTCAAGCGGGAACATTTAAAGTGCCGGGCTATTTAACTGTTTATACTTCTTCGGCAGCGTTCAAATATATTGATGGGCGCATATACGAAGGTGTAGGGTTTCCTCCCGATGTGTCAATCCCTTTTAGTAGTGAAAAAATTACAGACAATATTGATATACAATTGGAGTATGCTATTTCCGTTTTAGGTAGATAG
- a CDS encoding DUF1801 domain-containing protein codes for MQEIQHFYLNQKEPNKSCLLALRHIILQQDADVSETIKYGMPCFCYRKKALCYLWTDKRTTFPYLLMVEGKHLDQVELEAGQRVRMKTLPIDPQEDLPINTIGDILITPNSLCRNLLSRSKKIGLTKPRSKYIKFLH; via the coding sequence ATGCAGGAGATCCAACATTTCTATCTGAACCAGAAAGAACCAAATAAAAGCTGTCTTTTAGCATTAAGACATATTATCCTTCAACAGGATGCGGATGTGAGTGAAACCATAAAGTACGGTATGCCTTGCTTTTGCTATAGAAAAAAAGCACTCTGTTACCTTTGGACCGACAAACGGACTACATTTCCGTACCTACTGATGGTTGAAGGTAAACATTTGGACCAGGTAGAGCTGGAAGCAGGTCAGCGTGTTCGGATGAAAACATTGCCTATTGATCCACAGGAAGATCTTCCGATAAATACGATCGGAGATATTTTAATTACGCCGAATAGTCTATGCAGAAACCTACTATCAAGAAGCAAAAAGATAGGTTTAACGAAACCTAGATCTAAATACATTAAATTTTTACACTAA
- a CDS encoding DUF4269 domain-containing protein: MTINFRNIDYLNSGNEVQKKAYRLLMDYQIINRLEDYSPIVVGTIPIQIDVDGSDVDIILCVDDFDALEEKLSLNFSQHAHFRLQRTAGHVIVCSFSIEEQLFEIYATDKATEIQNGYLHMLKEHEIIQLRGEEFAEQVRQLKRSGVKTEPAFCQLLGIEGDAYTELLKYNPADNSINYE, encoded by the coding sequence ATGACCATAAATTTTAGAAATATAGACTATTTGAATAGTGGAAATGAAGTGCAGAAAAAAGCCTATCGGTTACTGATGGATTATCAGATTATTAACCGTCTTGAGGACTACAGTCCGATTGTGGTTGGTACGATACCGATTCAGATAGATGTTGATGGGAGTGATGTAGACATTATTCTTTGTGTAGATGATTTTGATGCGCTTGAAGAAAAGCTGTCTCTTAATTTTTCGCAGCATGCACATTTTCGGTTACAGCGGACTGCCGGTCATGTAATCGTGTGCAGCTTCTCGATTGAAGAGCAGCTTTTTGAAATTTATGCAACGGATAAAGCAACTGAAATTCAGAATGGATATTTACATATGCTTAAAGAGCATGAAATCATTCAATTGAGGGGTGAAGAATTCGCTGAGCAGGTCAGACAGCTCAAAAGGAGCGGGGTAAAAACTGAGCCTGCATTTTGTCAGCTATTGGGAATTGAAGGCGATGCATATACAGAACTTCTAAAGTATAATCCAGCAGATAATTCGATAAACTATGAATGA
- a CDS encoding Crp/Fnr family transcriptional regulator has protein sequence MNPLIEQFKKYGYLNETIEKAVENRTRYFFKKKGEHFLREGQHLSSYFVLRTGLIRAYFFKNGREMNSWFGEENQIFGSILPVYTEKPSFENIQFLEDSEIYAISVDDLNELYRIYPELNLIGRKIAEEVCIILEERIMSLHTESAVERYQSLIRLQPNLLNRINLGHIASYLGITQETLSRIRR, from the coding sequence ATGAATCCCCTAATTGAACAATTTAAAAAATATGGCTATCTCAACGAAACAATTGAGAAAGCGGTAGAAAATAGGACTCGTTATTTTTTTAAGAAAAAGGGTGAGCATTTTTTGAGGGAGGGGCAGCATTTATCAAGCTATTTTGTTTTGCGTACAGGACTGATTCGTGCTTATTTCTTTAAAAATGGACGTGAAATGAACAGTTGGTTTGGTGAGGAAAACCAGATTTTTGGATCGATTTTGCCCGTTTATACTGAAAAGCCCTCTTTTGAAAATATTCAGTTTTTGGAAGACTCCGAGATCTATGCAATTTCTGTGGACGATTTGAATGAATTGTATCGGATTTATCCTGAACTAAATCTTATAGGCCGAAAGATTGCTGAGGAGGTTTGTATTATTCTTGAAGAACGGATTATGTCCCTGCATACCGAATCTGCAGTAGAACGATATCAATCTCTCATCCGCCTACAGCCCAACTTGTTAAATAGAATTAATCTTGGCCATATTGCATCATATTTAGGAATTACACAGGAAACGCTTAGCCGGATACGACGATAA
- a CDS encoding DMT family transporter: protein MNWIALIIAGIFEIGWPLGLKMAQQPDSNKFGWILFAIVSMSISGGLLFYAQKTIPIGTAYAVWTGLGAVGTLMVGIFFFGDSANVFRLLSATLIVAGIIGLKIF from the coding sequence ATGAATTGGATTGCATTGATTATTGCTGGCATTTTTGAAATTGGCTGGCCGCTCGGATTAAAAATGGCTCAACAGCCAGATTCCAATAAATTTGGTTGGATTCTATTCGCTATTGTCTCCATGAGCATTAGTGGCGGATTATTATTTTATGCTCAAAAAACTATTCCTATAGGTACAGCATATGCCGTATGGACAGGTTTAGGGGCAGTGGGCACATTAATGGTCGGAATCTTTTTTTTCGGAGATTCGGCCAATGTATTTAGACTCCTGTCTGCAACATTAATCGTCGCAGGAATCATTGGCTTAAAGATTTTTTAA
- a CDS encoding DUF1080 domain-containing protein — protein MINLNLFKKIILSVFMGCVLLSCQNEKSSPNTLTEEEQSNGWQLLFDGTTLNNWHTYNNSKNAPTAWVVKNGTIYCDPNSESQKYDLVSDKEYKNYEFKFEWKLEKEGNSGVFVNVQERPDINATYHSGPEYQLLADSHPDFDKPLKRSGCLYTFLPQQNFVNIKAQDDWNESSIIQKDGKVTFYLNGKITAEMDFNSDKWKDLVKHSNFKDYPEFGKHISGKLALQDWSRGVSFRNLKLKSL, from the coding sequence ATGATAAACTTAAACCTTTTCAAAAAAATCATCTTATCGGTCTTTATGGGCTGTGTTTTACTGTCCTGTCAAAATGAAAAAAGCAGTCCGAATACATTAACGGAAGAAGAGCAAAGTAACGGCTGGCAACTTCTATTTGATGGTACCACGCTTAACAATTGGCATACCTACAATAATAGTAAAAATGCTCCTACAGCCTGGGTTGTAAAAAATGGAACTATTTACTGTGATCCAAACAGTGAAAGCCAAAAATATGACTTAGTATCGGACAAAGAGTATAAGAATTATGAGTTTAAGTTTGAATGGAAGCTCGAAAAAGAGGGAAATAGTGGCGTTTTTGTCAATGTACAGGAAAGACCGGATATCAATGCGACCTATCATTCTGGACCAGAATACCAATTGTTGGCAGATTCTCATCCTGATTTTGATAAACCTCTAAAGCGTTCAGGTTGTCTTTATACATTTCTACCGCAGCAAAACTTTGTCAATATTAAAGCACAGGATGATTGGAATGAATCGAGTATTATTCAGAAAGACGGAAAGGTAACGTTCTACCTGAATGGTAAAATCACCGCTGAAATGGATTTTAATTCAGACAAATGGAAAGATTTGGTAAAACATAGTAATTTCAAAGACTATCCAGAGTTTGGTAAACATATCAGTGGGAAACTAGCACTACAGGATTGGTCGAGAGGTGTTTCATTTAGAAACCTAAAACTAAAGTCCTTGTAA
- a CDS encoding aldo/keto reductase, translating to MKYRNLGTTNEKLSAIGLGCMGMSFAYGPTDEKESIATLERALDLGINFWDTADMYGNGANEELISKVLVPNRDKVFIATKFGFRFKDEIAGPSGTANTYFDGSPEWIKLAVEKSLKRLRIDTIDLYYAHRVDPNIPIEDTVGAMAELVKEGKVRYLGLSEASPASIIKANAVHPITALQSEYSLLTRDVEKEILQTVRQLGISLIPYAPLARGLFSNSLNLEDLASDDFRRTLPRNQGEHALNNAHLVADFSLLAKDKNCSPIQLALAWVLAQGNDIIPIPGTKKRKYLEENVGALDLQLSNDDLKKIDEILHKYPNIGARYSEGAMALVNH from the coding sequence ATGAAATATAGAAATCTTGGAACAACAAATGAAAAACTCTCTGCGATTGGGTTAGGTTGTATGGGAATGAGCTTTGCTTACGGACCTACGGACGAAAAAGAGAGTATTGCGACATTGGAACGAGCATTGGACCTCGGCATTAATTTTTGGGATACCGCGGATATGTACGGCAACGGTGCCAATGAGGAACTTATTTCAAAGGTGCTTGTTCCCAACCGTGACAAAGTTTTTATTGCAACAAAATTTGGGTTTCGCTTTAAAGATGAAATAGCAGGTCCAAGTGGTACGGCAAACACCTATTTTGATGGCTCGCCCGAATGGATAAAACTAGCGGTGGAAAAAAGTTTAAAACGCCTTAGAATCGATACGATAGACCTTTATTATGCACACCGCGTAGATCCCAATATTCCGATCGAAGACACCGTAGGCGCTATGGCAGAATTGGTTAAAGAAGGAAAAGTAAGGTATTTGGGCTTAAGCGAAGCATCTCCCGCCTCAATCATTAAAGCAAATGCGGTACACCCTATAACTGCCTTACAGAGTGAGTATTCGCTCCTTACACGTGATGTAGAAAAAGAAATCTTACAGACCGTACGGCAATTGGGGATAAGTTTAATTCCCTACGCGCCTCTAGCGCGTGGATTATTTTCCAATTCTTTAAATTTAGAAGATCTTGCTTCGGACGACTTTAGAAGAACCCTCCCTCGTAATCAAGGTGAACATGCATTGAACAATGCACATTTAGTCGCCGACTTCTCCCTACTGGCAAAAGATAAAAACTGTAGTCCTATACAACTCGCTTTAGCGTGGGTGCTGGCACAGGGAAATGACATCATTCCTATTCCTGGAACTAAAAAAAGAAAATACCTGGAGGAAAATGTTGGTGCCCTTGATTTACAATTATCGAATGATGATTTAAAAAAAATAGATGAAATACTTCATAAATACCCCAATATCGGAGCGCGATACAGTGAAGGTGCTATGGCTTTAGTCAACCATTAA
- a CDS encoding helix-turn-helix transcriptional regulator translates to MKSAESVTDFYKRQPGLTHLDLPLNNTGIGHFNVFSRESCTVVSPYNRRDFYKTSLIIGRGKLYYADKWIQIDRPAMLFANPVVPYAWEPESSEQSGWYCVFTEEFIQHSERIESLKDSPLFKIGSNPIYFPDETQLAEISTIFQKMMVEMNSSYIHKDDMLRSYLHLLIHETMKSSPAASFGSYTNASTRVSGLFLELLERQFPINTLQLSLQLKSPADYAHALSVHINHLNRSVKETTGKTTSAHIANRVAQEAKALLLHTNWNVSDIAYSLGFEYPSYFTNFFKKQTGMSPNQVRSSTV, encoded by the coding sequence ATGAAATCAGCCGAAAGTGTAACAGATTTTTACAAACGACAACCAGGTTTAACTCATCTGGATTTGCCATTAAATAATACGGGAATTGGGCATTTCAATGTTTTTAGCAGAGAATCTTGTACCGTTGTATCTCCATATAATCGTCGTGATTTTTATAAAACCTCCCTTATCATAGGCCGTGGAAAACTATATTACGCAGATAAGTGGATACAAATCGATAGACCTGCCATGTTATTTGCGAACCCGGTTGTTCCATATGCTTGGGAACCCGAATCCTCAGAACAATCCGGATGGTATTGTGTATTTACAGAGGAATTTATACAGCATAGTGAACGGATAGAAAGTCTAAAAGACTCTCCCCTGTTCAAAATAGGCAGCAACCCGATTTATTTTCCAGATGAAACACAATTAGCAGAAATTTCAACCATCTTCCAAAAGATGATGGTTGAAATGAACTCGAGCTATATCCATAAAGACGATATGTTGCGAAGTTATCTACATCTTCTCATTCATGAAACGATGAAATCAAGTCCAGCAGCGAGTTTTGGATCTTATACCAATGCATCAACCAGGGTATCAGGACTATTTCTTGAGCTATTAGAAAGACAATTTCCAATCAATACCCTTCAGCTTAGCCTGCAGTTGAAAAGCCCCGCAGATTATGCGCATGCGCTTTCGGTTCATATCAATCACCTCAACAGGTCGGTAAAAGAAACAACAGGCAAAACCACCAGTGCACATATTGCTAACCGAGTGGCCCAAGAAGCCAAAGCTTTGTTGTTGCATACCAATTGGAATGTATCGGATATTGCCTACAGTCTAGGATTTGAATATCCATCCTATTTTACCAATTTCTTCAAAAAGCAAACCGGGATGTCTCCAAACCAAGTCCGAAGCAGTACTGTTTGA
- the arsC gene encoding arsenate reductase (glutaredoxin) (This arsenate reductase requires both glutathione and glutaredoxin to convert arsenate to arsenite, after which the efflux transporter formed by ArsA and ArsB can extrude the arsenite from the cell, providing resistance.) gives MIKIYHNKNCSKSCNALELLQHHAVDIEVQEYLNDVPTRNQLIELLGQLALKPLELIRKGESVFQEKFQNLYLTDEQWIDVMLAYPILIERPIVVKDGAAVIGRPIEKVLALIDAK, from the coding sequence ATGATTAAAATTTATCATAATAAAAATTGTAGTAAGAGTTGTAATGCATTGGAGTTGCTACAGCATCATGCTGTGGATATAGAAGTACAGGAGTATTTAAATGATGTTCCGACGAGAAACCAATTGATTGAATTATTGGGTCAACTTGCTTTAAAACCTTTGGAACTTATCCGAAAAGGTGAATCGGTCTTTCAGGAAAAATTCCAAAATCTTTACTTGACAGATGAGCAATGGATCGATGTGATGCTGGCGTATCCGATCTTGATTGAGCGCCCTATCGTTGTAAAGGACGGTGCAGCAGTAATTGGTCGACCTATTGAAAAAGTTTTAGCACTCATTGATGCTAAGTGA
- a CDS encoding DinB family protein codes for MKCKSLELLDQLEKQVHEQMSFVNSLEALSQETLHKRPHEGSWNILECIQHLNLYGSFYLPEITKRISESNLGYNVDFKSGFLGNYFANSILPSDKKKKMKTFRKMDPRNLIQSTEPIPVFLEQQNRLLHLLGKARSKDLTKIRIRLSFSSWIQLRLGDIFRFIIHHNTRHIVQIKNILSLTTTH; via the coding sequence ATGAAATGTAAATCATTAGAACTACTTGATCAACTGGAAAAGCAGGTACATGAACAGATGTCATTTGTCAATTCCCTAGAAGCCCTTTCTCAGGAGACATTACATAAAAGACCTCATGAAGGGTCCTGGAATATCCTCGAATGCATACAGCACCTGAATCTGTACGGAAGTTTCTATTTACCTGAAATCACAAAAAGAATATCCGAAAGCAATCTTGGCTACAATGTTGATTTCAAAAGCGGTTTTTTAGGAAATTATTTTGCTAATTCTATTTTACCAAGTGATAAGAAAAAAAAGATGAAAACTTTTCGAAAAATGGATCCCAGAAATCTTATTCAGAGCACCGAACCGATTCCAGTTTTTTTAGAACAGCAAAATAGACTACTTCATCTACTCGGTAAGGCAAGGTCGAAAGATCTAACCAAAATTCGTATTAGGCTATCTTTTAGCAGCTGGATACAGCTCCGTTTAGGAGATATATTTCGCTTTATTATTCATCATAATACCAGACACATTGTACAAATAAAGAATATCTTGTCGTTAACTACAACACATTAA
- a CDS encoding Crp/Fnr family transcriptional regulator, with protein sequence MHKLFDLISPRIFKKEISFRRNEYIKMNGSIDSKIYFIKKGSIKISIFQEDHEQIIRFGYDGDLIVAMDSFIHGSYSDYAIQAIKKTDMLIAEKEDFMNFIYSSSENTKLYITILEQLVLQQLEREQDLLLESPKNRYERLIKRNSRLFQLIPNKYIANYLRMSPETLSRISKS encoded by the coding sequence ATGCATAAGCTGTTCGATCTCATATCACCTCGCATCTTTAAAAAGGAAATTTCTTTTAGGAGGAACGAATACATCAAAATGAATGGTTCGATTGATTCAAAAATTTATTTCATAAAAAAAGGCAGCATCAAAATTTCTATTTTTCAGGAAGATCATGAACAGATTATTCGCTTTGGATATGATGGAGATCTCATTGTAGCTATGGATTCTTTTATTCATGGTAGCTACTCGGATTATGCAATTCAGGCAATAAAGAAAACAGATATGCTAATCGCCGAAAAGGAAGATTTTATGAATTTTATCTATTCCTCTTCAGAAAACACAAAATTATATATCACTATATTGGAACAGTTGGTGTTACAGCAGCTTGAAAGAGAACAAGATCTATTGCTGGAATCCCCAAAAAACAGGTATGAGAGACTCATTAAACGAAATTCTAGATTGTTTCAACTAATTCCGAATAAGTATATCGCCAATTATCTTAGAATGAGTCCCGAAACTTTATCAAGAATCAGTAAATCTTGA